From Amphiura filiformis chromosome 20, Afil_fr2py, whole genome shotgun sequence, a single genomic window includes:
- the LOC140142437 gene encoding endoplasmic reticulum membrane sensor NFE2L1-like yields MRQKKDWRDSLLTLAVLLSLFRGDIDDYMRGSFANLPEVHEILLGQSAALTETQFHNLFNSIEGHSSVHPKNLDIDWHHRSAFADLHTLYRDSSQNSREITAFLLDRLEPNAGRPYPFVNLVQNSNGNAGNNAVNTDSENNNDNNNNVDGASSAPGSGNLNDPNLEDGILGAVAAPPIAELSPEDMDLIGSLWRQDMDMGFNPEDVQSFGYKSKLLDKPDHPEKLKQPEAWERYNIDGEPGEFVPIPFPFQLKKEVLSPHQLQQHQPSQTTENNLSLEECLQLIDQEYTPTVNTPTESSPTFQPELNPVEAEQRWRDLASIPELYQLQSASTEAMQFPAHQEGTGTTMMNMTHPVVENPFMVNVTTNGNVNLQNATNISGQTLERVDNQVLQPSSMSPHEIPPQHPEVFSPLSNFANLSLNAGSPSAINDQSLNLSNLLAPGSFPHGNLTADSGSILSTLLSEGVEDISMDYDEQIHSLVEAFEEDSIDDSDSGRGSRSPFDLSDAASPVSDNGSAEGATGYNSSLESEATGGYVSYHRGRGSGRQYGGDNPRKDSFSNNFSHQPPKMEHVTHNHTYAGSSGSHNSNGNGSRNGTSKSEEQEERERLSRDERRAKALKIPIGIEKVINLPVDAFNEVMKKYDLNDAQTALIRDIRRRGKNKVAAQNCRKRKIDAIMGIEHTIHSLRADKDKLVRERDMIDKETMEMRDRYTQLYNDIFQNLRDESGDPVDPNEFTLQQMPDGTMFLVPRNGTSTQKEDDNTDHQ; encoded by the exons ATGAGACAAAAGAAAGACTGGCGTGATTCTTTGTTAACACTCGCGGTCCTGCTCAGTCTCTTTCGTGGAGATATAGACGACTATATGAGAGGATCATTTGCAAATTTACCAGAAGTTCACGAAATATTGCTGGGACAGAGTGCAGCTTTAACTGAAACTCAATTTCATAATTTATTCAATTCAATCGAGGGTCATAGCAGTGTTCATCCTAAAAACTTGGATATTGATTGGCACCATAGGTCAGCATTTGCCGACTTACATACCTTATATAGAGACAGTAGTCAAAACTCACGAGAAATCACAGCGTTTTTGCTGGACAGATTAGAACCAAATGCAGGACGGCCGTATCCATTTGTTAATCTAGTGCAAAACTCAAATGGGAATGCAGGCAATAATGCAGTAAATACAGACAGTGAAaacaataatgataacaataacaaTGTGGATGGTGCCAGTTCAGCACCTGGCAGTGGTAACTTGAATGACCCAAATCTTGAAGATGGGATTTTGGGAGCAGTGGCGGCTCCGCCCATTGCAGAATTATCTCCTGAG GACATGGACTTAATCGGGTCATTATGGAGGCAAGACATGGACATGGGATTTAATCCAGAAGATGTCCAATCCTTTGGTTACAAATCTAAACTTCTTGACAAGCCTGACCATCCAGAGAAGTTAAAACAGCCTGAAGCATGGGAAAGATATAACATTGACGGTGAACCGGGAGAGTTTGTGCCCATTCCATTTCCATTCCAACTCAAGAAGGAGGTCTTGTCACCTC ATCAATTACAGCAGCACCAGCCTTCTCAGACAACAGAAAACAATCTTTCTCTTGAAGAATGCCTACAACTCATCGACCAAGAGTATACCCCAACAGTCAATACCCCAACAGAATCTTCACCCACATTCCAACCGGAGCTCAACCCAGTAGAAGCTGAGCAAAGGTGGCGGGATTTAGCATCAATACCCGAGCTTTACCAACTGCAATCCGCCAGCACCGAGGCAATGCAGTTCCCAGCTCATCAAGAAGGCACAGGTACTACTATGATGAACATGACACATCCTGTTGTAGAAAACCCATTTATGGTTAATGTTACTACCAATGGTAATGTCAACTTGCAGAATGCAACAAACATTAGTGGACAGACTTTGGAAAGGGTTGACAATCAAGTGCTTCAGCCTTCCAGTATGTCCCCCCATGAAATCCCACCACAGCATCCGGAAGTCTTTTCTCCCCTCTCAAACTTTGCTAACCTAAGCCTTAATGCTGGCTCGCCTTCTGCCATCAACGATCAAAGCCTGAACTTAAGTAATTTACTTGCTCCTGGCAGTTTTCCTCATGGCAACTTGACGGCAGATTCGGGATCGATACTCTCGACGTTACTCAGCGAAGGTGTTGAAGATATCAGTATGGATTATGATGAGCAGATACACAGCCTGGTAGAAGCTTTTGAAGAAGATTCAATTGATGACTCAGACTCTGGAAGAGGATCAA GATCACCGTTTGACCTGAGTGATGCTGCCTCACCTGTCAGTGATAATGGAAGTGCAGAAGGTGCTACTGGCTACAACTCTAGTCTTGAGAGTGAGGCTACAGGTGGATATGTGTCGTATCATAGAGGAAGAG GAAGTGGAAGGCAATACGGCGGTGACAACCCAAGGAAAGACAGTTTCAGCAACAATTTCAGCCACCAGCCACCAAAAATGGAGCATGTCACGCATAATCACACGTATGCTGGTTCATCAGGTTCTCATAACAGTAACGGCAATGGCAGCAGGAATGGTACATCGAAATCAGAAGAACAGGAAGAGCGCGAGAGACTTTCACGAGACGAGAGACGCGCTAAAGCGTTGAAAATCCCAATTGGCATCGAAAAAGTGATCAACCTGCCAGTGGATGCCTTCAATGAGGTCATGAAAAAGTACGATCTCAACGACGCGCAAACTGCACTGATTCGTGATATCCGCAGACGAGGCAAAAATAAAGTGGCCGCTCAAAACTGTCGCAAACGGAAAATAGATGCCATAATGGGCATTGAGCACACCATACACTCACTCAGGGCGGACAAGGACAAACTTGTGAGGGAACGGGACATGATTGATAAAGAAACCATGGAGATGAGGGATAGATACACGCAGCTGTACAACGATATCTTTCAAAATCTGCGTGACGAAAGCGGTGACCCTGTTGACCCCAACGAGTTTACACTGCAACAGATGCCAGATGGAACTATGTTTTTAGTCCCTCGTAATGGTACATCAACACAAAAAGAAGATGATAACACCGATCATCAATAA